One Mycobacterium sp. SMC-4 DNA window includes the following coding sequences:
- a CDS encoding Na/Pi symporter — MVVPSSADRSTAPETDQSAPPAQLRGPLTFLGLTGRAQSIADWLGVVVGVYVLITAVSLIGSGFKSATGDRAAELFQFASNPLIALMIGVLATAATQSSSTTTSITVGLVAGGLPIEIAIPVLMGANIGTTLTNTLVSLGMVGNKDDFRRAFSAATVHDFFNLMAVAIFLPLEMMFGVLRRSSEWLADASSGSDGGVVATIFGAIGTAVKAVTTPGADLIAWTAGPLPNPWRGIVLIVVGIALILLVINVIGKLLKVLMVGRAAEVLHAAIGRGPLTGIASGAVVTTMVQSSSTTTSLIVPLAGSGTFTLRQIYPFTIGANIGTTVTALIAAFGFTGIEATLALQAAYVHLLFNVFATLLIFGLPFLRGLPLRGATWLGALAAERKIYAAAWVLGVFVALPLVLILLTSLF; from the coding sequence ATGGTCGTTCCATCGTCCGCGGATCGCTCCACAGCACCCGAGACCGATCAATCCGCGCCGCCCGCGCAGCTGCGCGGTCCACTGACCTTTCTCGGACTGACCGGGCGCGCTCAGAGCATCGCCGACTGGCTCGGGGTCGTCGTCGGCGTCTACGTGTTGATCACCGCGGTGAGCCTGATCGGCTCCGGCTTCAAATCCGCCACCGGCGACCGGGCCGCCGAGCTGTTCCAGTTCGCCAGCAACCCGCTGATCGCTTTGATGATCGGAGTGCTGGCCACCGCGGCCACCCAGTCGTCCTCGACGACCACGTCGATCACCGTCGGCTTGGTTGCCGGCGGCTTGCCGATCGAGATCGCCATCCCGGTGCTGATGGGAGCCAACATCGGTACGACGCTGACCAATACGTTGGTCAGCCTCGGAATGGTCGGCAACAAGGACGACTTCCGGCGGGCGTTCTCGGCCGCGACCGTGCACGACTTCTTCAACCTGATGGCGGTGGCGATCTTCCTGCCCCTGGAGATGATGTTCGGGGTGCTGCGCCGGTCCTCGGAGTGGCTGGCCGATGCCTCGTCGGGTTCGGACGGCGGCGTGGTGGCGACGATCTTCGGAGCCATCGGCACCGCGGTCAAGGCGGTAACCACACCCGGCGCAGACCTGATCGCGTGGACTGCCGGCCCGCTGCCCAACCCGTGGCGCGGCATCGTGCTGATCGTCGTCGGGATCGCGCTGATCCTGCTGGTGATCAACGTCATCGGCAAGCTGCTCAAGGTGCTGATGGTCGGCCGGGCCGCCGAGGTTCTGCACGCGGCGATCGGTCGGGGTCCGCTGACCGGCATCGCCTCCGGCGCGGTCGTCACCACGATGGTGCAGTCGTCGTCGACGACGACCAGCCTCATCGTCCCGCTGGCCGGATCCGGGACCTTCACGCTGCGCCAGATCTATCCCTTCACCATCGGGGCGAACATCGGCACCACGGTGACCGCGCTGATCGCGGCCTTCGGGTTCACCGGCATCGAAGCGACATTGGCGCTGCAGGCGGCCTACGTGCACCTGCTGTTCAACGTCTTCGCCACCCTGCTGATCTTCGGGCTGCCGTTCCTGCGGGGGTTGCCGCTGCGCGGCGCGACCTGGCTGGGGGCGCTGGCCGCCGAACGCAAGATCTACGCCGCGGCGTGGGTGCTCGGGGTGTTCGTTGCCTTGCCGCTCGTGCTGATACTGCTGACCAGCCTCTTCTGA
- the sodC gene encoding superoxide dismutase[Cu-Zn] — translation MRRTVAATLFAVPALALSACSPPGEVPSDSPGTTPAIWTGSPSPTAGPDGHGAGHGGGETLKAELRDADGTAVATADFQFSDGYATVTVETTGDGQLTPGFHGLHIHSVGTCETDSVAPTGGARADFNSAGGHLHRARDGDDHPAAGDLTSLQIREDGSGMLVTTTDAFTAEDLLADEGTAIIIHANPDNFANIPPERYQQINGDPPPDQTTLDTGDAGARVACGVIGRG, via the coding sequence ATGCGTAGGACTGTTGCCGCCACCTTGTTCGCAGTGCCCGCCCTTGCGTTGAGTGCCTGCTCGCCCCCAGGGGAGGTCCCTTCCGATTCGCCCGGCACCACGCCGGCGATCTGGACCGGGTCGCCGTCGCCGACGGCCGGGCCCGATGGGCATGGAGCCGGCCACGGTGGCGGGGAAACGTTGAAGGCCGAACTTCGCGACGCCGACGGCACCGCCGTGGCCACTGCCGACTTCCAGTTCAGCGACGGCTACGCGACCGTCACGGTGGAAACCACCGGCGACGGTCAGCTGACACCGGGGTTCCACGGTCTGCACATCCACTCGGTCGGCACCTGCGAGACCGATTCGGTCGCGCCGACCGGCGGCGCCCGCGCGGACTTCAACTCCGCCGGCGGCCATCTGCACCGCGCCCGTGATGGCGACGATCACCCCGCCGCCGGTGACCTGACCTCGCTGCAGATCCGCGAGGACGGCAGCGGCATGCTGGTGACCACCACCGATGCGTTCACCGCCGAGGACCTGCTCGCCGACGAGGGTACGGCGATCATCATCCACGCCAACCCGGACAACTTCGCCAACATCCCGCCGGAGCGCTATCAGCAGATCAACGGCGATCCGCCACCGGACCAGACCACCCTGGACACCGGTGACGCCGGCGCGCGGGTGGCGTGCGGTGTCATCGGCCGCGGCTGA
- a CDS encoding exodeoxyribonuclease III has translation MRLATWNVNSIRARVDRVTDWLSRADVDVLAMQETKCSDDQFPTLPFAALGYEVVHCGFNQWNGVAIASRVGIDDVAVGFDGQPSWSDKPGAEAAAEARALGATCDGVRVWSLYVPNGRTVDSPHYAYKLEWLAALRNTATQWLAADPSAPIALVGDWNIAPTDDDVWSVEFYADSTHVTPPERAAFDAIVAAGFTDVVRPHTPGPGVFTYWDYTQLRFPKNRGMRIDFILGSPALADRTEHAEIVRDERKTGKNRVGSPSDHAPVLATLR, from the coding sequence ATGCGTCTGGCGACCTGGAACGTCAACTCCATCCGCGCTCGGGTGGATCGGGTGACCGACTGGCTGTCACGCGCCGACGTCGACGTGCTGGCGATGCAGGAGACGAAGTGCTCCGACGACCAGTTCCCGACCCTGCCGTTCGCCGCGCTGGGCTATGAGGTGGTGCACTGCGGTTTCAATCAGTGGAACGGGGTGGCCATCGCGTCGCGGGTGGGCATCGACGACGTCGCGGTCGGCTTCGACGGGCAGCCCAGCTGGAGCGACAAACCCGGCGCCGAGGCCGCAGCCGAAGCGCGAGCGCTGGGGGCGACGTGTGACGGGGTGCGGGTGTGGAGCCTGTATGTGCCCAACGGTCGCACGGTCGACTCGCCGCATTACGCCTACAAGCTGGAATGGCTTGCTGCACTGCGTAATACCGCTACGCAGTGGCTGGCCGCGGATCCGTCGGCCCCGATCGCGCTGGTCGGCGATTGGAACATCGCCCCGACCGACGACGACGTGTGGAGTGTGGAGTTCTACGCCGACAGCACCCACGTCACCCCACCCGAGCGTGCGGCGTTCGACGCCATCGTCGCGGCGGGCTTCACCGACGTGGTACGCCCGCACACACCCGGTCCCGGCGTCTTCACCTACTGGGATTACACCCAGCTGCGTTTTCCGAAGAACCGCGGCATGCGCATCGATTTCATCCTCGGCTCACCGGCGTTGGCCGACCGCACCGAGCACGCCGAAATCGTGCGCGACGAACGCAAGACCGGCAAGA
- a CDS encoding SAM-dependent methyltransferase: protein MSSPVVRRPSRTDAMLAAATLRAAENRSSCPLFTDPFVEPLLQAAAARGWQPGPCADGGPLAAYEAYVACRTRWFDEHFIAAGARGVDQAVIMASGLDTRPWRLPWLSSSAIFEIDHHEVLDFKCAALDGRRAEHAAAQHCVVPADPRTDWSMALQEAGFDGSEPAAWSLEGVLPDWSSDDRTAAVRLAAELSRPASRLAVEIPEAEADALCAQLCGLGWQVAVERAQTLMDRYSRCVPDDAVELTPRRAFLCAVR from the coding sequence ATGAGTAGTCCGGTGGTGCGCAGACCCAGCCGCACCGACGCCATGCTGGCGGCGGCCACGCTGCGTGCGGCCGAGAATCGTTCGAGTTGCCCGCTGTTCACCGACCCGTTCGTCGAGCCATTGCTGCAGGCGGCCGCGGCCCGCGGTTGGCAGCCGGGGCCCTGCGCCGACGGCGGCCCGTTGGCGGCCTACGAAGCCTATGTGGCGTGCCGCACCCGCTGGTTCGACGAGCACTTCATCGCCGCGGGTGCGCGCGGCGTCGACCAGGCGGTCATCATGGCCAGCGGACTGGATACCCGGCCGTGGCGGCTGCCGTGGTTGTCGAGCAGTGCGATTTTCGAGATCGACCACCACGAGGTGCTGGATTTCAAATGCGCTGCGCTGGACGGCCGCCGCGCCGAACACGCCGCGGCCCAGCATTGCGTGGTGCCTGCCGACCCGCGCACCGACTGGTCGATGGCATTGCAGGAGGCGGGTTTCGACGGTTCCGAACCTGCCGCATGGTCCCTGGAAGGGGTCCTGCCCGACTGGTCGAGCGACGACCGCACCGCAGCGGTCAGGCTGGCCGCCGAGCTCAGCCGGCCGGCCAGCCGACTCGCCGTCGAGATCCCCGAGGCAGAGGCCGACGCGCTGTGTGCGCAGCTGTGTGGACTGGGCTGGCAGGTCGCCGTCGAGCGGGCACAGACCCTGATGGACCGGTACTCCCGCTGTGTGCCCGACGATGCCGTCGAGTTGACGCCGCGACGTGCCTTCCTATGTGCCGTGCGGTAG
- a CDS encoding monovalent cation/H+ antiporter complex subunit F yields MYRVLAGPNTMDRLVATDTLVAVMLCGLATWAAYTLDTTVKYGIVALSLMAFVGSVSVARFRVPDKDGGPRS; encoded by the coding sequence ATGTACAGGGTGCTGGCCGGGCCCAACACCATGGACCGGCTGGTGGCCACCGACACCCTGGTCGCGGTGATGCTGTGCGGCCTGGCGACCTGGGCGGCCTACACCCTCGACACCACGGTCAAGTACGGCATCGTCGCGCTGTCGTTGATGGCCTTCGTCGGCTCGGTGAGCGTGGCGCGCTTCCGGGTCCCCGACAAGGACGGCGGTCCGCGGTCATGA
- a CDS encoding LON peptidase substrate-binding domain-containing protein, with translation MPTVPMFPLQVAMLPGEELPLRIFEPRYTALVQACLATEDPAFGVVLIAAGREVGGGDTRSDVGALAHISEYVDQGSGRYRLKCTMGDRIRVLEWLPDDPYPRAVVEVWPDQPGAAVDVAAIRDIEDRMVALFERIAAKRGVDVRGRDIVAGADDSGDAAMWLYALTTRLPMGQADRYAVLAAPTVAERVAALSDAVDTVAAMVDFQLSD, from the coding sequence GTGCCGACGGTGCCGATGTTCCCGCTGCAGGTCGCCATGTTGCCCGGCGAGGAATTACCGCTGCGCATCTTCGAACCGCGCTATACCGCTCTGGTGCAGGCATGTCTGGCCACCGAGGATCCGGCATTCGGTGTCGTGCTGATCGCGGCCGGCCGGGAAGTGGGCGGCGGGGACACCCGCAGCGACGTCGGGGCGCTGGCCCACATCAGCGAGTACGTCGACCAGGGCTCCGGACGATACCGGCTCAAGTGCACGATGGGGGACAGAATTCGGGTGCTGGAGTGGTTGCCCGACGATCCCTATCCGCGGGCGGTCGTCGAAGTGTGGCCCGACCAGCCCGGCGCGGCTGTCGACGTTGCGGCGATCCGCGACATCGAGGACCGGATGGTCGCGCTGTTCGAACGGATCGCCGCCAAGCGGGGCGTCGACGTGCGCGGCCGCGACATCGTGGCGGGAGCCGATGATTCCGGTGACGCGGCGATGTGGTTGTACGCGTTGACCACCCGGCTGCCGATGGGACAAGCGGACCGCTACGCGGTACTCGCAGCGCCGACGGTGGCTGAGCGCGTTGCGGCACTGTCCGATGCGGTGGACACCGTGGCCGCGATGGTGGACTTCCAGCTGTCGGATTGA
- a CDS encoding DUF3263 domain-containing protein: MDGAIARAEQSGDDTEPADGLTRREHDILAFERQWWKYAGSKEDAIKELFSMSATRYYQVLNALVDRPEALAADPMLVKRLRRLRASRQKARAARRLGFDVT, translated from the coding sequence ATGGACGGCGCGATCGCGCGGGCTGAGCAGTCCGGGGACGACACCGAACCCGCCGACGGCCTGACCCGTCGGGAGCACGACATCTTGGCTTTCGAACGGCAGTGGTGGAAGTACGCGGGTTCCAAGGAAGACGCGATCAAAGAGCTGTTCTCGATGTCGGCCACCCGCTACTACCAAGTGCTCAATGCGCTGGTGGACCGCCCTGAGGCACTGGCAGCCGACCCGATGCTGGTCAAGAGGCTGCGGCGGCTACGGGCCAGTCGGCAGAAGGCGCGTGCGGCGCGTCGGCTCGGCTTCGATGTGACCTGA
- a CDS encoding peptide deformylase → MAVRPIRIVGDPVLHTPTEPVPVAEDGSLPADLADLITDLYDTMDAAHGVGLAANQIGVPKRVFVYDCADARGKTLRRRGVVVNPVLETSEIPETMPDPEDDDEGCLSVPGESFPTGRASWARVTGLDADGTPITIEGTDLFARMLQHETGHLDGFLYLDRLIGRNARSAKRTVKSNGWGVPGLSWMPGEDPDPFGH, encoded by the coding sequence ATGGCCGTACGTCCGATCCGCATCGTGGGCGATCCCGTTCTGCACACCCCGACCGAACCGGTGCCGGTCGCCGAGGACGGGTCGCTGCCCGCCGATCTCGCCGACCTCATCACCGATCTCTACGACACGATGGACGCCGCCCATGGAGTTGGATTGGCAGCCAATCAGATCGGGGTGCCCAAGCGGGTGTTCGTCTACGACTGTGCCGACGCGCGGGGCAAAACCCTGCGCCGCCGCGGCGTGGTGGTCAATCCGGTGCTGGAGACCTCCGAGATACCGGAGACCATGCCCGATCCCGAGGACGACGACGAAGGCTGCTTGTCGGTGCCCGGGGAGTCGTTCCCGACCGGGCGGGCATCGTGGGCGCGGGTCACGGGCCTGGACGCCGACGGCACCCCGATCACCATCGAGGGCACCGACCTGTTCGCGCGGATGCTCCAGCACGAGACCGGCCACCTGGACGGCTTCCTCTACCTGGACCGGTTGATCGGCCGTAACGCCCGTAGCGCCAAGCGCACCGTCAAGTCCAACGGCTGGGGCGTGCCCGGATTGTCCTGGATGCCCGGTGAAGATCCCGATCCGTTCGGGCACTGA
- the mnhG gene encoding monovalent cation/H(+) antiporter subunit G, with protein sequence MSILDLIAGLLVLGGSLLALTAAIGVVRFPDALSRMHAASKPQVLGLLLVLAGAVIRLRGSADVGVLMLAGLFTVITAPVIAMRISQVVYREGTYRKDLMTLDELGDQRPEG encoded by the coding sequence ATGAGCATCCTCGATCTGATCGCCGGGCTGCTCGTGCTGGGCGGTTCGCTGCTGGCGTTGACCGCTGCCATCGGAGTAGTGCGCTTCCCCGATGCCTTGTCCCGGATGCACGCGGCTTCCAAGCCCCAGGTCCTCGGCTTGCTGCTGGTATTGGCCGGTGCCGTGATCCGACTGCGCGGTAGCGCAGATGTCGGCGTGCTGATGCTGGCCGGATTGTTCACCGTGATCACCGCCCCGGTGATCGCGATGCGCATCAGTCAGGTGGTGTACCGCGAAGGCACCTACCGCAAAGACTTGATGACGCTCGACGAACTGGGTGACCAGCGTCCCGAGGGCTGA
- a CDS encoding glutamate--cysteine ligase codes for MSSAAADSRIEFAGSARPTVGVEWEFALVDAESRDLSNEAASVIAELGENPRVHKELLRNTVEIVTGICENSGQAMDDLADTLRPVRTIVRQRGMELFCAGTHPFAHWSVQKLTDAPRYAELIKRTQWWGRQMLIWGVHVHVGVSSANRVMPIITSLLHQYPHLLALSASSPFWDGEDTGYASNRSMMFQQLPTAGLPFHFQEWREFEGFVADQKKTGIIDHMNEIRWDIRPSPHLGTIEVRIFDGVSNLRELSALVALTHCLIVDLDRRLEAGESLPVMPPWHVQENKWRAARYGLDAIVILDADSNERLVTEDLDDVLERLAPVAKSLRCTTELARVADIYRTGASYQRQRRVAEENDGDLRAVVDSLVGELVI; via the coding sequence GTGTCATCGGCCGCGGCTGACAGCCGGATCGAGTTCGCCGGGTCTGCCCGGCCGACTGTCGGCGTCGAATGGGAGTTCGCCCTCGTCGACGCCGAAAGCCGGGACCTGAGCAACGAGGCCGCGTCGGTGATCGCCGAACTCGGTGAGAACCCGCGCGTGCACAAAGAGCTGCTGCGCAACACCGTCGAGATCGTCACCGGGATCTGTGAGAACTCCGGTCAGGCGATGGACGACCTGGCCGACACCCTGCGACCGGTGCGCACGATCGTGCGGCAGCGTGGCATGGAGTTGTTCTGTGCCGGCACACACCCGTTCGCGCACTGGTCGGTGCAGAAGCTCACCGACGCGCCCCGCTACGCCGAGCTGATCAAGCGCACCCAATGGTGGGGACGCCAGATGCTGATCTGGGGTGTGCACGTGCACGTCGGGGTGAGTTCAGCCAACCGGGTGATGCCCATCATCACCTCGTTGCTGCACCAGTACCCGCACCTGCTCGCACTCTCGGCGTCCTCTCCGTTCTGGGACGGCGAGGACACCGGCTATGCCAGCAACCGGTCGATGATGTTCCAGCAACTGCCGACCGCGGGGCTGCCGTTCCACTTCCAGGAATGGCGTGAGTTCGAGGGATTCGTGGCCGACCAGAAGAAGACCGGAATCATCGACCACATGAACGAGATCCGGTGGGACATCCGGCCTTCGCCGCACCTGGGCACCATCGAGGTGCGGATCTTCGACGGGGTGTCGAACCTGCGCGAACTGTCCGCGCTGGTCGCGTTGACGCACTGTCTGATCGTCGACCTGGACCGTCGTCTGGAGGCCGGCGAGTCGCTGCCGGTGATGCCGCCCTGGCATGTACAGGAGAACAAGTGGCGGGCGGCCCGCTACGGGCTGGACGCAATCGTCATCCTTGACGCCGACAGCAACGAGCGGCTGGTCACCGAGGACCTCGACGATGTGTTGGAACGCCTTGCGCCGGTGGCCAAATCGCTGCGCTGCACGACGGAGCTGGCCCGGGTGGCCGACATCTACCGCACCGGAGCTTCCTATCAGCGGCAGCGCCGCGTCGCCGAGGAGAACGACGGCGACCTGCGCGCGGTGGTCGACTCGCTCGTCGGAGAGCTGGTGATCTGA
- a CDS encoding PstS family phosphate ABC transporter substrate-binding protein has translation MSDIIRPARRSAAALSAAGALALTLTSCGGNAADAAIAVSGSSTVAPITEAVARAGGFTVDVAAEGTLDGFTRFCNGDTAINNASVAIPGAGQPENFVAMCEENGVEFIELPVALDALSIVRNERNTFALDMTLDELRAIWSPDSEIRTWQDVRAEWPDRAISRYGRPPGSGTFDYFTHFVVGETGSITSDYRSTDDMGELSAWIANDDDALAFMGVGNYLAADEDHRDRMTNVAVDGVLPALENARDGQYRPLTRPLFLYVSTAALGDDDKLGEFLSYYLAHAADVVPRVYFYPLAPEAYRLAQERFDQRITGTAFDGDPYSEQSVLEVLGS, from the coding sequence GTGTCTGACATCATCCGGCCGGCCCGGCGATCGGCTGCGGCCTTGTCCGCCGCTGGCGCCCTCGCGCTGACCCTTACGTCCTGCGGCGGCAACGCGGCAGACGCGGCGATCGCCGTGTCCGGCTCATCGACGGTGGCGCCGATCACCGAGGCCGTGGCCAGGGCGGGCGGATTCACTGTCGACGTCGCCGCGGAGGGCACCCTCGACGGATTCACCCGGTTCTGCAACGGTGACACGGCGATCAACAACGCGTCGGTGGCGATTCCCGGCGCGGGCCAGCCGGAGAACTTCGTCGCGATGTGTGAGGAAAACGGTGTCGAGTTCATCGAGCTGCCGGTGGCCCTCGACGCGCTGAGCATCGTGCGCAACGAGCGCAACACCTTCGCGCTGGATATGACCCTCGACGAGCTGCGTGCGATCTGGTCTCCGGACTCCGAGATCCGGACGTGGCAGGACGTCCGCGCCGAATGGCCGGACCGGGCCATCTCTCGCTACGGCCGTCCGCCGGGCTCGGGAACCTTCGATTACTTCACACATTTCGTCGTCGGTGAGACCGGATCGATCACCTCGGACTACCGCAGCACCGACGACATGGGCGAGCTGTCGGCCTGGATCGCCAACGACGACGATGCGCTGGCCTTCATGGGCGTCGGCAACTATCTGGCGGCCGACGAGGACCATCGCGACCGCATGACCAACGTTGCCGTCGACGGGGTACTGCCCGCGCTGGAGAACGCCCGCGACGGTCAGTACCGTCCGCTGACCCGTCCGTTGTTCCTCTACGTCTCCACCGCGGCCCTGGGCGACGACGACAAGCTCGGCGAGTTCCTGTCCTACTACCTGGCCCATGCCGCCGATGTCGTTCCGCGGGTGTACTTTTACCCGCTCGCGCCCGAGGCTTACCGGTTGGCGCAGGAACGCTTCGACCAACGGATCACCGGAACCGCCTTCGACGGGGATCCGTACTCCGAGCAGTCGGTCCTGGAGGTGCTCGGCAGCTAG
- a CDS encoding GNAT family N-acetyltransferase, giving the protein MTAVPPPGTRVSLRYRLPAGSVPPHTDVVGHVLGAAGDDTGVRVRTRRGDVVTIAAADVLAVRIVPEIPVRTGDIRNLEHAAALAWPGTEQHWLGGWFLRHGPATRRANSAVPLRFTSHSEIAAAARWYAERDTPALISAPDRLFRIPAGVLTEAENLVMATEVTDRLRTEEIAVSTRPDDRWLELYAREVPVDVLSAVIDGQVGFGSLADAAVGRAAITEAPDGTRWVGISAVRVAESARRRGLARTLCTGLLGWAAQRGATRAYVQVVDENASARRLYESLGFGVHHRSRYVRAEDLLAP; this is encoded by the coding sequence TTGACCGCCGTCCCGCCACCGGGCACTCGGGTCAGCCTGCGGTACCGGTTGCCGGCGGGATCGGTGCCGCCGCACACCGACGTCGTCGGGCATGTTCTCGGCGCTGCCGGCGACGACACCGGGGTGCGGGTGCGCACCCGGCGCGGGGACGTCGTCACCATCGCCGCAGCCGACGTCCTGGCGGTGCGCATCGTGCCCGAGATCCCGGTTCGCACCGGCGACATCCGCAACCTCGAACACGCCGCGGCGTTGGCCTGGCCCGGCACCGAACAGCACTGGCTCGGCGGGTGGTTCCTGCGTCACGGTCCGGCCACCCGCCGCGCCAATTCCGCCGTGCCGCTGCGCTTCACCTCACACAGCGAGATCGCAGCCGCCGCCCGGTGGTACGCCGAGCGTGACACACCGGCGTTGATCTCCGCGCCGGACCGGCTGTTCCGGATCCCGGCAGGTGTGCTGACAGAGGCCGAAAACCTGGTCATGGCAACCGAAGTCACCGACCGTCTGCGGACCGAGGAGATCGCGGTGTCGACCCGGCCGGATGACCGATGGCTGGAGCTCTATGCACGTGAGGTTCCTGTCGACGTGCTGAGCGCGGTCATCGACGGCCAGGTCGGGTTCGGTTCGCTGGCTGACGCCGCGGTCGGACGGGCGGCGATCACCGAAGCCCCCGACGGCACCCGCTGGGTGGGCATCTCGGCGGTGCGGGTCGCCGAATCGGCCCGTCGCCGCGGTCTGGCTCGCACGCTGTGCACCGGACTGCTGGGCTGGGCAGCGCAGCGCGGCGCGACCCGCGCCTACGTCCAGGTGGTCGACGAGAACGCCAGTGCCCGCAGGCTCTACGAGTCGCTGGGCTTCGGGGTCCACCACAGGTCGCGCTACGTGCGCGCCGAGGACCTACTGGCGCCCTAG
- a CDS encoding LytR C-terminal domain-containing protein — protein MNQRDSSGLPLRAMVMVLLFLGVVFLLVALQSLGDDPDGEESSVAATATTTTTTAPPPPAEPARPEVRVFNISDVEGAAETTADRLREDGWTVADTGNLELPETTVTTVYFGEAPEEQQAAEDIGRLLEAPVAPRPPPLLEQPPGVIVAVIG, from the coding sequence ATGAACCAGCGAGATTCCTCAGGGCTGCCCCTGCGTGCCATGGTGATGGTCCTGTTGTTCCTCGGCGTGGTTTTCCTGTTGGTCGCGTTGCAGTCGCTCGGCGACGACCCCGACGGGGAGGAATCCTCGGTGGCCGCCACCGCGACCACGACGACCACCACCGCGCCACCGCCGCCGGCCGAACCGGCCCGGCCCGAGGTTCGGGTGTTCAACATCTCCGATGTCGAGGGCGCCGCCGAGACCACGGCCGACCGGTTGCGTGAGGATGGCTGGACGGTGGCCGACACCGGGAACCTGGAGCTACCCGAAACCACGGTGACCACCGTGTACTTCGGCGAGGCGCCAGAGGAGCAGCAGGCCGCCGAGGACATCGGCAGGCTGCTGGAAGCACCGGTGGCGCCGCGGCCCCCGCCACTGCTAGAGCAACCACCGGGAGTGATCGTCGCGGTCATTGGCTAG